A window of Bradyrhizobium sp. AZCC 1610 contains these coding sequences:
- a CDS encoding AmpG family muropeptide MFS transporter: MTAPESTSVSPEKAAAPAPSWREGWAVYLQPRVLIVLMLGFSSGLPLALSGSTLLVWMRESGVDLGTIGLFALVGTPYTLKFVWAPLVDALHVPVFTRAFGRRRGWLVFSQLLLIGAILLLALTDPARSPLFVALGALLVATMSSTQDIVVDAFRVESLPESEQAAGMASYVAAYRIGLLVSTAGVLFLVSAFESTGIGRHAAWMWGYVAMAALVLIGTVTALAATEPEQSVRAEAKTRGETAFSRVMHAAVGAFSEFLARKYAWVALAFVVLFKFTDAFSGTMTAPFVIDLGFTRNDYAAIVKGVGLIATLIGGFAGGYLARRYSLVASLWIGGVLQAISNLVFAWLAYVGVNQWALAVAISAENFTGAIGTVIFVAYLSALCQNPLHTATQYALLTALAAVGRTYLSSGAGYVAEATGWSLFFVISVAVAVPSLILLAWLQRRGHFDELGPVKI, translated from the coding sequence ATGACAGCACCAGAATCCACCTCCGTTTCACCTGAGAAAGCTGCCGCTCCCGCACCGTCCTGGCGCGAGGGCTGGGCCGTCTATCTTCAGCCGCGCGTGCTGATCGTGCTGATGCTCGGCTTTTCGTCAGGCTTGCCGCTGGCGCTGTCGGGATCGACGCTGCTGGTATGGATGCGGGAATCCGGCGTGGATCTCGGCACCATCGGGCTGTTTGCGCTGGTCGGCACGCCCTACACGCTGAAATTTGTCTGGGCGCCGCTGGTCGATGCACTGCACGTGCCGGTCTTCACGCGCGCCTTCGGCCGACGCCGCGGCTGGCTGGTGTTCTCGCAACTGCTCCTGATCGGTGCGATCTTGCTGCTGGCGCTAACCGACCCGGCGCGCTCGCCGCTGTTCGTCGCGCTCGGCGCACTGCTGGTCGCAACGATGTCGTCGACGCAGGACATCGTGGTCGATGCATTCCGCGTCGAAAGCCTGCCCGAGAGCGAACAGGCCGCCGGCATGGCCTCCTACGTCGCGGCTTACCGGATCGGCTTGCTGGTATCGACCGCCGGCGTTCTATTCCTGGTGAGCGCATTCGAAAGCACCGGCATCGGGCGTCACGCAGCCTGGATGTGGGGCTATGTTGCCATGGCAGCACTGGTGCTGATCGGCACCGTCACCGCGCTGGCCGCAACCGAGCCGGAACAATCGGTGCGTGCGGAGGCCAAGACTCGCGGCGAGACAGCTTTCTCGCGCGTCATGCATGCGGCCGTCGGGGCGTTCTCCGAATTTCTCGCCCGCAAGTATGCCTGGGTGGCGCTGGCCTTCGTGGTGCTGTTCAAATTCACCGATGCGTTTTCCGGCACGATGACCGCGCCGTTCGTGATCGACCTCGGCTTCACCCGCAACGACTACGCCGCCATCGTCAAGGGTGTCGGCCTTATCGCGACCCTGATCGGCGGATTTGCCGGCGGCTATCTGGCGCGGCGCTATTCGCTGGTCGCAAGCCTGTGGATCGGCGGCGTGCTGCAGGCGATCTCCAACCTGGTGTTTGCGTGGCTCGCCTATGTCGGCGTCAATCAATGGGCGCTGGCGGTCGCCATCTCGGCGGAGAACTTCACTGGCGCGATCGGTACCGTGATCTTCGTCGCCTATCTCTCGGCCTTGTGCCAGAACCCGCTGCACACCGCGACCCAATACGCGCTGCTTACCGCGCTCGCCGCAGTAGGGCGCACCTACCTGTCCTCAGGTGCGGGCTATGTGGCAGAGGCCACGGGCTGGTCGCTGTTCTTCGTGATCTCCGTCGCGGTCGCAGTGCCGAGCCTGATCCTGCTGGCGTGGCTGCAGCGGCGCGGGCATTTTGACGAATTGGGGCCGGTGAAGATTTAG
- the dapD gene encoding 2,3,4,5-tetrahydropyridine-2,6-dicarboxylate N-succinyltransferase has product MSLSALESTVNAAFDARDGISTSTKGEVREAVDHALELLDKGEARVAEREASGKWKVNQWLKKAVLLSFRLNDMSAIPGGPGKASWWDKVPSKFEGWGENRFRDAGFRAVPGAIVRRSAFIARNVVLMPSFVNLGAYVDEATMIDTWSTVGSCAQIGKRVHISGGVGIGGVLEPLQAEPVIVEDDCFIGARSEVAEGVIVRKGAVLSMGVFLGASTKIVDRETGEIFIGEVPEYSVVVPGALPGKPLKNGQPGPSTACAVIVKRVDERTRAKTSINELLRD; this is encoded by the coding sequence ATGTCCCTGTCCGCGCTCGAATCCACCGTCAACGCCGCCTTCGATGCCCGCGACGGCATTTCGACATCGACCAAGGGCGAGGTTCGCGAGGCTGTAGATCACGCGCTTGAGCTGCTCGACAAGGGCGAGGCGCGGGTTGCCGAGCGCGAGGCCAGCGGCAAGTGGAAGGTCAATCAGTGGCTGAAGAAGGCGGTGCTGCTGTCGTTCCGCCTCAACGACATGAGCGCGATCCCCGGCGGCCCGGGCAAGGCGTCGTGGTGGGACAAGGTGCCGTCGAAGTTCGAAGGCTGGGGCGAGAACCGCTTTCGCGATGCAGGATTCCGCGCCGTTCCCGGCGCGATCGTGCGCCGCTCGGCCTTCATCGCCCGCAACGTCGTGCTGATGCCGTCTTTCGTCAATCTTGGCGCCTATGTCGATGAAGCGACCATGATCGACACCTGGTCGACGGTCGGAAGCTGCGCGCAGATCGGCAAGCGCGTGCATATTTCGGGCGGCGTCGGCATCGGCGGCGTGCTGGAGCCGCTGCAGGCGGAGCCCGTGATCGTCGAGGACGACTGCTTCATCGGCGCGCGCAGCGAGGTGGCGGAAGGCGTGATCGTACGCAAGGGCGCGGTGCTGTCGATGGGCGTGTTCCTCGGCGCCTCCACCAAGATCGTCGACCGCGAGACCGGCGAAATCTTCATCGGCGAAGTTCCGGAATATTCGGTCGTGGTTCCCGGCGCGCTGCCCGGCAAGCCCTTGAAGAACGGCCAGCCCGGCCCGTCCACCGCCTGCGCCGTGATCGTCAAGCGCGTCGACGAGCGCACCCGCGCCAAGACCAGCATCAACGAACTGCTGCGGGACTAA
- the def gene encoding peptide deformylase has translation MALREIIILPDKQLRLVSKPVEKVTTEIRKLADDMFETMYDAPGIGLAAIQVAQPLRLITMDLAKKSEDGETKPQPRVFINPEIISSSEELSVYEEGCLSIPEYYEEVERPAQVRIRFTDLDGKVHEEDADGLFATCIQHEIDHLNGVLFVDYLSKLKRDRVMKKFTKAAKRAAE, from the coding sequence ATGGCCCTAAGAGAAATCATCATCCTGCCGGACAAACAGCTCCGGCTGGTCTCCAAACCCGTCGAGAAGGTGACGACGGAGATCCGCAAGCTCGCCGACGACATGTTCGAGACCATGTACGACGCCCCCGGCATCGGGCTGGCTGCGATCCAGGTCGCGCAGCCGTTGCGGCTGATCACCATGGACCTCGCCAAGAAGAGCGAGGACGGCGAAACCAAGCCGCAGCCACGGGTGTTCATCAATCCGGAAATCATCTCCTCGTCGGAGGAATTGTCGGTGTACGAAGAGGGCTGCCTCTCGATCCCCGAATATTACGAGGAGGTCGAGCGCCCGGCGCAGGTGCGCATCCGCTTCACCGATCTCGACGGCAAGGTGCACGAGGAAGACGCCGACGGCCTGTTTGCCACCTGCATCCAGCACGAGATCGACCACCTCAACGGCGTGCTGTTCGTCGACTATCTGTCAAAACTGAAGCGCGACCGCGTGATGAAGAAGTTTACGAAAGCCGCCAAGCGCGCGGCGGAGTAG
- the argB gene encoding acetylglutamate kinase: protein MTSAQNISPLDQARILSEALPHMQQYDEETIVIKYGGHAMGAEETAKAFARDIVLLEQTAINPVVVHGGGPQIATMLKRLGIQSEFAAGLRITDAATIEIVEMVLAGSVNKQLVGYINEAGGKAVGLSGKDGNMVKASKTSRTMVDPDSNIEKAIDLGFVGDPDKVDLTLLNQLIGHELIPVLAPLATSHDGHTLNVNADTFAGAVAGALKAKRLLLLTDVPGVLDKSKKLIPELSVKDARKLIADGTISGGMIPKVETCIYALEQGVQGVVIIDGKTQHAVLLELFTNQGTGTLIHK from the coding sequence ATGACATCTGCGCAAAATATCAGCCCGCTCGATCAGGCCCGCATCCTGTCGGAAGCGCTGCCGCATATGCAGCAATATGACGAGGAAACTATCGTTATCAAATATGGCGGCCATGCCATGGGCGCCGAGGAAACCGCAAAAGCCTTTGCCCGCGACATCGTGCTTTTGGAGCAGACCGCGATCAATCCGGTGGTGGTGCATGGCGGCGGGCCGCAGATCGCGACCATGCTCAAGCGGCTCGGCATCCAGTCGGAATTCGCGGCCGGGCTTCGCATCACCGATGCCGCCACCATCGAGATCGTCGAGATGGTGCTGGCAGGCTCGGTCAACAAGCAGCTGGTCGGCTACATCAACGAAGCCGGCGGCAAGGCGGTAGGTTTGAGCGGCAAGGACGGCAACATGGTGAAGGCGTCGAAGACGTCGCGCACCATGGTCGATCCGGATTCGAACATCGAGAAGGCCATCGACCTCGGTTTCGTCGGCGATCCCGACAAGGTGGATCTCACGCTGTTGAACCAGTTGATCGGACACGAACTGATCCCGGTGCTGGCGCCGCTGGCGACCTCGCATGACGGCCACACGCTCAACGTCAACGCCGACACCTTTGCGGGCGCGGTGGCCGGCGCACTGAAGGCCAAGCGGCTGCTGCTGCTGACCGACGTTCCCGGCGTGCTCGACAAGTCGAAAAAATTGATACCGGAACTGTCGGTAAAGGATGCGCGAAAACTGATCGCCGACGGCACGATTTCCGGCGGCATGATCCCGAAGGTCGAGACCTGCATCTACGCGCTGGAACAGGGCGTGCAGGGCGTTGTCATCATCGACGGCAAGACGCAGCATGCGGTGCTGCTCGAACTGTTCACCAACCAGGGCACCGGCACACTGATCCACAAGTGA
- a CDS encoding pyrimidine 5'-nucleotidase: protein MTTPRAFSHIDTWVFDLDNTLYPHHVNLWQQVDARIGEFISAFLRISAEEARVIQKDYYRRYGTSMRGMMTEHGVHADDYLAYVHKIDHSPLEPNPAMDAAIARLPGRKLILTNGSTDHAGAVLARLGITEHFEAVFDIIAAELEPKPAPQTYDKFLRIHGVDPLRSAMFEDLARNLVVPHQLGMTTVLVVPDGAKEVVREDWELEGRDAAYVDHVTDDLTGFLERLSGKA, encoded by the coding sequence ATGACTACACCCCGCGCCTTCAGCCACATCGACACCTGGGTGTTCGATCTCGACAACACGCTCTACCCGCATCACGTCAATCTGTGGCAGCAGGTCGACGCCCGGATCGGCGAGTTCATCAGCGCATTCCTGAGAATCTCCGCGGAAGAAGCGCGCGTGATCCAGAAGGACTATTACCGCCGCTACGGCACCAGCATGCGCGGCATGATGACCGAGCACGGCGTGCACGCCGACGATTATCTGGCTTACGTGCACAAGATCGATCACTCGCCGCTGGAGCCGAACCCCGCGATGGACGCTGCGATCGCAAGACTTCCCGGCCGCAAGCTGATCCTGACCAACGGCTCGACCGACCATGCCGGCGCGGTGCTGGCACGGCTCGGCATAACAGAACATTTCGAGGCGGTGTTCGACATCATCGCCGCCGAGCTGGAACCGAAGCCGGCGCCGCAGACCTACGACAAATTCTTGCGCATCCATGGCGTGGATCCCCTGAGGTCGGCGATGTTCGAGGATCTGGCCCGCAACCTCGTAGTGCCGCACCAGCTCGGCATGACCACGGTACTGGTGGTGCCCGACGGCGCCAAGGAAGTGGTGCGCGAGGATTGGGAGCTGGAAGGCCGGGATGCGGCTTACGTCGATCATGTGACCGACGATCTGACGGGATTTTTGGAGAGGTTGAGCGGAAAGGCGTAA
- the truA gene encoding tRNA pseudouridine(38-40) synthase TruA, translating into MPRYKLIIEYDGSPFCGWQLQENGASVQGALEDAVKAICGERVRVHGAGRTDAGVHALGQVAHCDIAKHFVPGRFRDGLNAHLRPHPIGVLSAEIVPDTFEARFSAKKRHYLYRISNRRANLALDLGKVWRLPRLLDTDAMHEAAQRLVGKFDFTTFRDTECQAKSPEKTLDQLDVIRQGDAVNIITSARSFLHSQVRSMVGSLVWVGEGRWNADDLQKALDARSRAACGPVAPPDGLYLVRVEY; encoded by the coding sequence ATGCCCCGCTACAAACTCATCATCGAATATGACGGCAGCCCGTTCTGCGGCTGGCAACTGCAGGAAAATGGCGCCTCGGTGCAGGGCGCGCTGGAAGATGCGGTCAAGGCGATCTGCGGCGAGCGGGTGCGCGTGCATGGCGCCGGGCGCACCGACGCCGGGGTGCACGCGCTGGGCCAGGTCGCGCATTGCGATATCGCAAAACATTTCGTGCCGGGCCGCTTTCGCGACGGGCTGAATGCGCATCTTCGGCCGCATCCGATCGGCGTGCTGTCGGCGGAGATCGTGCCCGATACGTTCGAGGCACGTTTCTCGGCCAAGAAGCGGCATTACCTCTATCGAATATCCAATCGCCGGGCCAATCTCGCGCTCGACCTCGGCAAGGTCTGGCGGCTGCCGCGGCTGCTCGACACCGATGCGATGCATGAGGCCGCGCAGCGGCTGGTCGGCAAATTCGATTTCACCACGTTTCGCGACACCGAATGTCAGGCGAAGTCGCCGGAGAAGACGCTCGACCAGCTCGACGTGATCAGGCAGGGCGACGCCGTCAACATCATCACCTCGGCGCGCTCGTTCCTGCACAGCCAGGTGCGCTCGATGGTTGGATCGCTGGTCTGGGTCGGCGAGGGCCGCTGGAACGCCGACGATCTGCAGAAGGCGCTCGACGCCCGCAGCCGCGCCGCTTGCGGCCCGGTCGCGCCGCCCGACGGGCTCTATCTGGTGCGGGTGGAGTACTAG
- a CDS encoding DUF805 domain-containing protein, with the protein MDWTWYLFRFDGRINRAKLWLAMPVILGCLTVLGAVIVAIQSLFGGPTPFSLGTKDIFKLVDPDVYRTLKLADLPRLLFKLFGVSLLMWVYFATSIKRLHDRDKSGWWMVPFFAMPGLHNQFADRLPDSYADLPLAIAAAVLCLWGFIEMYCLKGSRKTNRFGPDPLAPKPPLDTRPPWDQQSEIEMVPHKAGPPPVWRVKPGYE; encoded by the coding sequence ATGGACTGGACGTGGTACCTGTTCCGCTTTGATGGCCGCATCAACCGCGCCAAATTGTGGCTCGCGATGCCGGTCATTTTGGGCTGTCTGACTGTTCTGGGCGCTGTGATCGTGGCGATCCAGAGCTTGTTCGGCGGGCCGACACCGTTCAGTTTAGGCACCAAGGATATCTTCAAGCTGGTGGATCCCGACGTCTACCGGACGCTGAAGCTAGCCGATCTTCCCAGGCTCCTCTTCAAGTTATTCGGCGTCTCATTGCTGATGTGGGTCTACTTCGCCACGTCGATCAAGCGGCTGCATGACCGCGACAAGAGCGGCTGGTGGATGGTGCCGTTCTTCGCGATGCCCGGCCTCCACAATCAGTTTGCAGACCGGCTTCCCGATTCCTACGCCGACCTGCCGCTCGCCATTGCCGCGGCCGTTCTCTGCCTGTGGGGCTTCATCGAAATGTATTGCCTGAAGGGCTCGCGAAAGACCAACCGGTTCGGGCCTGACCCGCTGGCGCCGAAACCGCCACTCGATACGCGTCCGCCTTGGGACCAGCAGAGCGAGATCGAAATGGTGCCGCACAAGGCTGGCCCGCCGCCGGTTTGGCGTGTTAAGCCGGGGTATGAATGA
- a CDS encoding DUF1036 domain-containing protein: MSLPAATISLFASSLPAFADLKLCNRMSYVVEAAIGIDDKSATATRGWFRIDPAACRVVLQGALTADRILLNARALGVYGASPIPQNGSDTLCIAPENFVIAAARQCRGNQTPAPFTQITPTRTDDGNLIAYLAEDSEYDDEQARLAGIQRLLVIAGYDAAPIDGVDGPKTQGALSAFLKSRGLTADIVQSQNFFTTMVEAVQKPSSSGLTWCNDTPHKVMAAVATDDGKAVTSRGWYRIDPGKCLHPDVIGQPKQVYSFAEAVDGENRAIKYRDRPLNWGGSKELCTRESKFEISEQGDCRTRGLAVIGFAQVDMSSGGKTLRFAMP; the protein is encoded by the coding sequence ATGTCCCTGCCGGCCGCGACGATCTCGCTGTTCGCTTCCTCACTGCCCGCCTTCGCCGACCTGAAACTCTGCAACCGCATGAGCTATGTGGTTGAGGCGGCGATCGGCATCGACGACAAGTCGGCGACCGCGACGCGGGGCTGGTTCCGGATCGATCCGGCCGCCTGCCGCGTGGTGCTGCAGGGCGCGCTGACCGCGGACCGCATCTTGCTGAATGCACGCGCGCTCGGCGTCTACGGCGCCTCGCCGATCCCGCAGAACGGCAGCGATACGCTGTGCATCGCGCCGGAGAACTTCGTCATCGCCGCCGCCCGCCAGTGCCGCGGCAACCAGACGCCTGCACCGTTCACGCAGATCACGCCGACGCGGACCGACGACGGCAACCTGATCGCCTATCTCGCCGAGGATTCCGAGTATGACGACGAGCAGGCGCGGCTCGCCGGCATCCAGCGGCTGCTGGTCATCGCCGGCTATGACGCCGCGCCGATCGACGGTGTCGACGGGCCGAAGACGCAAGGCGCCCTCTCCGCGTTCCTGAAGAGCCGCGGGCTGACGGCCGACATCGTGCAGTCGCAGAATTTCTTCACCACCATGGTCGAGGCCGTGCAAAAGCCCTCCTCCTCGGGACTGACCTGGTGCAATGACACGCCGCACAAGGTCATGGCCGCGGTCGCCACCGACGACGGCAAGGCGGTGACCAGCCGCGGCTGGTACCGCATCGATCCCGGCAAGTGCCTGCATCCCGACGTGATCGGCCAGCCCAAACAGGTCTACAGCTTTGCCGAAGCCGTCGATGGCGAGAACCGCGCCATCAAATACCGGGACAGGCCGTTGAACTGGGGCGGCTCGAAAGAGCTTTGCACGCGCGAGAGCAAGTTCGAGATATCGGAACAGGGCGATTGCCGCACCCGCGGGCTTGCGGTGATCGGCTTTGCGCAAGTCGACATGAGTAGTGGCGGCAAGACGCTGCGATTTGCGATGCCGTGA
- the dapE gene encoding succinyl-diaminopimelate desuccinylase produces the protein MNDAVSITRDLVRCPSVTPADAGALGVLERLLKDAGFEVHRMTFGEPGTADIDNLYARIGDSAPHITFAGHTDVVPPGDETAWTLGAFSGEIRDGFLYGRGAVDMKGGIACSVAAVLDYLKDNGGKPQKNGGGSISFLITGDEEDISVNGTIKLLKWCAERGEKFDHCVLGEPSNVEMLGDCIKIGRRGSQSGTLYVDGVQGHVAYPHRAANPVPDISRLIVALSDAPLDHGSAQFQASNLEFTSVDVGNTASNVIPGQARAKFNIRFNDNHTQETLRALVEERLATACGNRIRARIAWEYSNSNVFVTKPGAFTDLAVSAIEEVTGRKPELSTSGGTSDARFISSYCPVIEFGLVGQTMHQIDERTPVSDLEKLTRIYRGLLDRYFA, from the coding sequence ATGAATGACGCCGTTTCCATTACCCGCGACCTCGTCCGCTGCCCGTCTGTCACCCCTGCCGATGCCGGTGCGCTCGGCGTCCTCGAGCGCCTGCTGAAAGACGCCGGCTTCGAGGTGCACCGCATGACCTTTGGCGAGCCCGGCACCGCCGATATCGACAACCTCTACGCCCGCATCGGCGACAGCGCCCCGCACATCACCTTTGCCGGCCATACCGACGTGGTGCCGCCCGGCGACGAAACCGCATGGACGCTCGGCGCGTTCTCCGGCGAGATCAGGGACGGCTTCCTGTATGGCAGAGGCGCCGTCGACATGAAGGGCGGCATCGCCTGCAGCGTCGCCGCGGTACTCGACTATCTGAAAGACAATGGCGGCAAGCCGCAAAAAAATGGCGGAGGCTCGATCTCGTTTCTGATCACCGGGGATGAGGAAGACATTTCCGTCAACGGCACCATCAAGCTTTTGAAGTGGTGCGCCGAGCGTGGCGAGAAATTCGACCATTGCGTGCTAGGCGAGCCCTCGAATGTCGAAATGCTGGGTGACTGCATCAAGATCGGCCGCCGCGGTTCGCAATCCGGCACGCTCTATGTCGACGGCGTGCAGGGCCACGTCGCCTATCCGCATCGCGCCGCCAATCCAGTGCCGGATATTTCGCGGCTGATCGTGGCGCTCTCCGACGCGCCACTCGATCACGGCAGCGCGCAGTTCCAGGCCTCCAATCTCGAATTCACTTCCGTCGATGTCGGCAACACCGCGAGCAATGTGATCCCGGGACAGGCGCGCGCGAAATTCAACATCCGCTTCAACGACAACCACACCCAGGAAACGCTGCGCGCGCTGGTTGAAGAACGGCTGGCGACGGCCTGCGGCAACCGCATCCGCGCCCGCATCGCGTGGGAATATTCCAACTCCAACGTGTTCGTGACAAAACCCGGCGCCTTCACTGATTTGGCCGTCAGCGCGATCGAGGAGGTGACGGGGCGCAAGCCGGAGCTCTCGACCTCCGGCGGCACCTCGGACGCACGCTTCATTTCGAGCTACTGCCCGGTGATCGAGTTCGGCCTGGTCGGCCAGACCATGCACCAGATCGACGAGCGCACGCCGGTGTCGGATCTGGAAAAGCTGACGCGGATTTATCGCGGCTTGCTGGATAGGTATTTCGCCTAG
- a CDS encoding DUF423 domain-containing protein, protein MSRICRILIILAAIMGADGVMLAAASAHGADASRLASASSMLLFHAIAVLGAVALAERGVIHARIGIVAAFGFAIAASLFAGDLTLRQYAGHGLFPMAAPTGGTLLIASWLALAVAAALPKRG, encoded by the coding sequence ATGAGCCGCATCTGCCGCATCCTGATCATTCTTGCCGCCATCATGGGCGCCGACGGCGTCATGCTGGCGGCGGCGTCCGCGCATGGGGCGGATGCATCGCGGCTGGCGTCCGCCTCGTCGATGCTGCTGTTTCACGCCATCGCCGTGCTGGGTGCGGTCGCGTTGGCTGAGCGCGGCGTGATCCATGCCCGCATCGGGATCGTGGCAGCGTTCGGCTTCGCGATCGCGGCGTCACTGTTCGCCGGCGACCTCACGCTACGGCAATATGCCGGGCATGGGCTGTTTCCAATGGCCGCGCCGACCGGCGGGACATTGCTGATCGCAAGCTGGCTGGCGCTGGCGGTAGCGGCCGCCTTGCCGAAGCGGGGGTGA
- a CDS encoding DNA recombination protein RmuC: protein MNEILFIVGDLPIHVGEALAGFGALALVLLLAIAIVIARSGRRGAELAMAQAIRADELEERLSEMLRAQSESTGRVDAMGQALAGRQAEMARAVNERLDSVTHRVGQSMEATTRHTMDSLRVLHERLGIIDNAHKNLTDLTSQVTTLRDVLANKQSRGAFGQARMEAIVQDGMPQGSYAFQHTLSTGKRPDCVVFLPDQRPLCIDAKFPLEAMTALHDARSDEEKKFATQRLRNDVMKHVNDIAEKYLITGETQDTALMFVPSESVYAEIHDGFDDVIQKAYRARVVLVSPSLLMLAIQVMQQILKDARMRDAADQIRTEVLNLGDDLGRLRERVLKLQKHFGDVNEDVRQILISADKIEKRAGRIEELDFSKTDAPVEVPRVVKGGTAELFPVPRKLQAGE from the coding sequence ATGAACGAGATTCTTTTCATCGTCGGCGACCTGCCGATCCACGTCGGCGAGGCGCTGGCAGGCTTTGGCGCGCTCGCATTGGTGCTGCTGCTGGCGATCGCCATCGTCATCGCCCGCTCCGGCCGCCGTGGCGCGGAACTGGCGATGGCGCAGGCGATCCGCGCCGACGAGTTGGAAGAGCGCCTGAGCGAGATGCTGCGGGCGCAGAGCGAGTCCACCGGCCGGGTCGACGCCATGGGCCAGGCGCTGGCCGGCCGCCAAGCCGAGATGGCGCGCGCGGTCAATGAGCGGCTGGATTCGGTGACCCACCGCGTCGGCCAATCGATGGAAGCGACCACGCGCCACACCATGGATAGTCTGCGCGTGCTGCATGAGCGGCTCGGCATCATCGACAATGCGCACAAGAACCTCACCGACCTGACGTCGCAGGTCACGACGCTGCGCGACGTGCTCGCCAACAAGCAGTCACGCGGCGCCTTCGGCCAGGCGCGGATGGAAGCGATCGTGCAGGACGGCATGCCGCAGGGCTCCTACGCGTTCCAGCACACGCTCTCGACCGGGAAGCGGCCGGACTGCGTGGTGTTCCTGCCCGACCAGCGTCCGCTCTGCATCGACGCGAAATTTCCGCTGGAAGCGATGACTGCGCTGCACGATGCGCGCAGTGACGAGGAAAAGAAATTCGCCACGCAGCGGCTGCGCAACGACGTGATGAAGCACGTCAACGACATCGCCGAGAAATATCTGATTACTGGCGAGACCCAGGATACCGCGCTGATGTTCGTGCCGTCGGAGTCGGTCTATGCCGAAATCCACGACGGTTTCGACGACGTGATCCAGAAGGCCTACCGCGCCCGCGTCGTGCTGGTGTCGCCCTCGCTGCTGATGCTGGCGATTCAGGTGATGCAGCAGATCCTGAAAGACGCCAGGATGCGCGACGCCGCCGACCAGATCCGCACCGAGGTGCTCAACCTCGGCGACGATCTGGGGCGCCTGCGCGAACGCGTGCTGAAGCTGCAGAAGCATTTTGGCGACGTCAACGAGGACGTCAGGCAGATCCTGATCTCCGCCGACAAGATCGAAAAGCGCGCCGGGCGGATCGAGGAACTCGATTTCAGCAAGACCGACGCGCCGGTGGAAGTGCCGCGCGTGGTCAAGGGCGGAACAGCCGAGCTGTTCCCCGTGCCGCGCAAGCTGCAAGCGGGGGAGTAG
- the fmt gene encoding methionyl-tRNA formyltransferase translates to MPLRLIFMGTPDFAVPTLLALVAHGHEVEAVYTRAPKPAGRGMKLQPTPVEQEARRLGIPVLTPTTLKTPEALEEFRAHNADAAVVVAYGMILPQAILNAPPLGCFNLHASLLPRWRGAAPINRAIMAGDAESGVMVMKMDTGLDTGDVAMAERLQITDTMTAADLHDALAPLGADLMVRAIGALARGGLQLQKQSEDGVTYAAKIEKGEARIDWQRPAREVLRHIHGLSPFPGAWCEVASDGEPARVKILRCEPAKGAGAPGEVLDDGLTIACGDGAIRILELQRAGKAPMKTAEFLRGTPLKPPARLG, encoded by the coding sequence ATGCCGCTTCGCTTGATCTTCATGGGCACGCCCGATTTCGCGGTGCCGACGCTGCTGGCACTCGTGGCCCACGGCCATGAGGTCGAGGCCGTCTACACCCGCGCGCCGAAGCCGGCCGGGCGGGGCATGAAGCTGCAGCCGACGCCCGTGGAGCAGGAAGCGCGGCGGCTAGGGATTCCCGTGCTGACGCCGACCACGTTGAAGACGCCGGAAGCGCTTGAGGAGTTTCGCGCGCACAATGCCGATGCGGCGGTCGTCGTCGCCTACGGCATGATCCTGCCGCAAGCCATCCTCAATGCGCCGCCGCTCGGCTGCTTCAACCTGCACGCGTCACTTTTACCGCGCTGGCGCGGCGCAGCCCCGATCAACCGCGCCATCATGGCTGGCGACGCCGAGAGCGGCGTGATGGTGATGAAGATGGATACAGGCCTCGACACCGGCGACGTCGCGATGGCCGAGCGGCTACAGATCACGGATACCATGACCGCCGCCGATCTGCATGACGCGCTGGCGCCGCTCGGCGCCGACCTGATGGTGCGTGCGATCGGCGCGCTGGCACGCGGCGGGCTGCAGCTCCAGAAGCAGAGCGAAGACGGTGTGACCTACGCCGCCAAGATCGAGAAGGGCGAGGCGCGGATCGACTGGCAGCGGCCCGCGCGCGAAGTGCTGCGGCATATTCACGGGCTGTCGCCGTTCCCCGGCGCCTGGTGCGAAGTCGCGAGCGATGGCGAGCCGGCACGTGTCAAGATTTTGCGCTGCGAACCGGCCAAGGGCGCGGGCGCGCCGGGCGAGGTGCTCGACGATGGGTTGACGATCGCCTGCGGCGACGGCGCGATCCGCATCCTTGAGTTGCAGCGCGCCGGCAAGGCGCCGATGAAGACTGCGGAGTTTTTGCGCGGCACGCCGCTCAAACCGCCAGCGCGGCTCGGCTGA